The nucleotide window TCGACGAGAAGCGGCTGTTCGCGCGCGGCCCCGCCGCGGGCCCTGTGACCGTCCGCGGCATCCGGGTCGGCGTGCCGATCTGCGAGGACATCTGGCTCGAGGAATCCGAAGAATACGAAAACGTCGTCGAATGCCTCGCCGAGACCGGCGCGGAAATCCTCGTCGTGCCGAACGGCTCGCCCTACGCGCGCGACAAGAACGATCTCCGGCTGTCGATCGCGGTCGCCCGCGTCACCGAAAGCGGTCTGCCGCTGGTCTACCTCAATCAGATCGGCGGGCAGGACGAGCTGGTGTTCGACGGCGCGTCGTTTGCGCTTAACGCCGACCTTTCGGTCGCGGCGCAACTGCCCGCTTTCGAGGAAAACATCGCCACACTGCGCTGGACCAAGGGCGTCGAGGGCTGGCGCTGCTCGGGCCCCGTAGTGCCGCTGCTCGAGGGCGACAAGGCGGATTACGCCGCCTGCGTGCTGGGCCTGCGCGATTATGTCCGCAAGAACGGCTTTCCGGGCGTCTTGCTTGGCATCTCCGGCGGCATCGATTCCGCGCTGTGCGCGGCGATCGCTGTCGATGCACTTGGCGCCGACCAGGTCCGCGGCGTGATGCTGCCGTTCCGCTTTACCGCACAGGTGTCGCTGGACGACGCCGCAAAGCTCGCGAAGGCGCTAGCCATCCGCTACGAGGTGCTGCCGATTGCCGATGCCGTGAACGGCTTCGAGAAAATCCTGTCCGGTCCGTTCGCTGGCCTGCCGCGCGACATCACCGAAGAGAATTTGCAGGCGCGCACCCGCGGCACGCTGCTGATGGCGATTTCGAACAAGACGGGCGCGATGGTGGTCACCACCGGCAACAAGTCGGAAATGTCGGTCGGCTACGCCACCATCTATGGCGACATGAATGGCGGCTTCAATCCGATCAAGGACATCTACAAGACCGAAGTGTTCCGCTTGTCGAGCCTGCGCAACGAGTGGAAGCCGGATGGCGCCCTCGGGCCGTCGGGAGAGGTGATCCCGGTCAACATCATCACCCGGCCGCCGACGGCGGAACTGCGCGAGAACCAGACCGACCAGGATTCGTTGCCGCCCTACGACATGCTCGATGGCATCCTCGAGCGGCTGGTTGAGCGCGAGGAGCCGCTGGCCACGATCATCGCGGCCGGTTTCCCGGCTGAAATGGTGACGCGGATCGACCGCCTGCTCAACGTCGCCGAATACAAGCGCCGGCAGGCCGCGCCGGGCGTCAAGGTGACGGAAAAGAACTTTGGCCGCGACCGCCGCTATCCCATTACCAACCGCTTCCGCGACAACGGCAAGGCGCTGCCCGCACCCGACGAAAAGCTGGTCGCGCGCGCCGGCCGCGCGTCGGCGGACGTATTTGATGGGTAACTGCGGATATTCCGTCGGAAAAAAACAAGCGGGACGACGATTCGGAGAAACGTCATCCCGCTCCGTTTAAGCCAGCCAGTTGATGGCTTCCCGATAGGCTGCTTCGGGAAGCGCCTTCAGTATACGGGCTACGCCGCTTGCGAGAAGAACAACACCCGTATGAGGTGCGTATACTCGGATTCGAACACCATGATGGCCACAAATACCAACACCAAGACAGGCGGTAGCAGGATAGCATAGGTCAGGGCCAACCGCTCCCAGGCCATATGCATGAAGACGGCGACGATCAGGCCGGCCTTCAACACCATGAACAGCAGGATCAGCGACCATCTGAGATAGCCCTGCAAGCCGAAATAGTCGACGAGATAGGAACAGGCGCTGAGAACGAACAACCATCCCCAAACCACGAGATAGAGCTTGATCGGGTGCTGCTGCCCCTCTGCGTGTGTGGTGACAGCTGACGCCGCCGCATCGGGCGCATGGGCGTGTAGCGGATGTCGTCGACCTTCTATTTGTACTGCTGCCTCTGTCATGCGCCGGCCTCACCATAGGTAAAAGAAGGCAAAGATGAAAACCCACACAAGATCGACGAAGTGCCAGTACAGGCCCATTGTTTCGACGATCTCGTAATTCCCTTTCCTGCTCGTGAAAAAGCCGCGTCGTCCGTGATCAAAATCTCCGCGCCACACCTTTCGGGCGATGGCGATCAGGAAAATCACCCCGAACGTCACGTGAGTGCCGTGGAAGCCGGTGATCATAAAGAAGCTGGATCCGAACTGCGCCGCACCCCAGGGATTTTCCCAAGGCCGAACACCCTCCTGGATCAGCTTGGTCCATTCGAAAGCCTGCATGCCGACGAAGGTTGC belongs to Bradyrhizobium icense and includes:
- a CDS encoding NAD+ synthase yields the protein MTEPTFKITLAQLNPTVGDVPGNAAKARAARDKAAADGADLLLLPELFICGYPPEDLVLKPAFQAACRAAVEELARETAGGGPAVLIGTPWVEDGKLYNACALLDQGRIAALRFKANLPNYGVFDEKRLFARGPAAGPVTVRGIRVGVPICEDIWLEESEEYENVVECLAETGAEILVVPNGSPYARDKNDLRLSIAVARVTESGLPLVYLNQIGGQDELVFDGASFALNADLSVAAQLPAFEENIATLRWTKGVEGWRCSGPVVPLLEGDKADYAACVLGLRDYVRKNGFPGVLLGISGGIDSALCAAIAVDALGADQVRGVMLPFRFTAQVSLDDAAKLAKALAIRYEVLPIADAVNGFEKILSGPFAGLPRDITEENLQARTRGTLLMAISNKTGAMVVTTGNKSEMSVGYATIYGDMNGGFNPIKDIYKTEVFRLSSLRNEWKPDGALGPSGEVIPVNIITRPPTAELRENQTDQDSLPPYDMLDGILERLVEREEPLATIIAAGFPAEMVTRIDRLLNVAEYKRRQAAPGVKVTEKNFGRDRRYPITNRFRDNGKALPAPDEKLVARAGRASADVFDG
- a CDS encoding cytochrome C oxidase subunit IV family protein — encoded protein: MTEAAVQIEGRRHPLHAHAPDAAASAVTTHAEGQQHPIKLYLVVWGWLFVLSACSYLVDYFGLQGYLRWSLILLFMVLKAGLIVAVFMHMAWERLALTYAILLPPVLVLVFVAIMVFESEYTHLIRVLFFSQAA